A stretch of Heptranchias perlo isolate sHepPer1 chromosome 1, sHepPer1.hap1, whole genome shotgun sequence DNA encodes these proteins:
- the ucp1 gene encoding mitochondrial brown fat uncoupling protein 1 gives MVGLKPSSIAPTPGVQFLSAGTAACIADLITFPLDTAKVRLQIQGETTGRQGTVVTKSIKYRGVFGTVATMIRTEGPRSLYSGLVAGLQRQMSFASIRIGLYDSVKQFYARGNDHAGIGTRLLAGCTTGGLAVALAQPTDVVKVRFQAQRNLRGVEKRYNGTLQAYKSIAKEEGVRGLWKGTFPNITRNAIVNCSELVTYDIIKETILRNKLLTDNLPCHFLSAFGAGFCTTVAASPVDVVKTRYMNSAPGHYKSALNCACTMLVKEGPTAFYKGFVPSFLRLGSWNVVMFVSYEQLKRAMMMARQNLDCAM, from the exons ATGGTGGGACTGAAACCTTCAAGCATTGCTCCAACTCCAGGTGTGCAGTTCCTGAGTGCTGGGACGGCAGCCTGTATCGCTGATCTCATCACATTCCCCTTGGACACGGCTAAAGTCCGATTACAG ATTCAAGGAGAAACTACAGGACGCCAAGGAACCGTGGTTACCAAAAGTATCAAATATCGCGGGGTTTTTGGGACAGTCGCCACAATGATCAGAACAGAAGGACCGAGGAGTTTATACAGTGGACTGGTGGCCGGGCTTCAGAGACAGATGAGCTTCGCTTCAATAAGAATCGGACTCTACGACTCTGTAAAACAGTTTTACGCCAGAGGGAATGACC aTGCCGGTATAGGTACCCGCCTCCTAGCAGGGTGTACTACAGGAGGACTCGCAGTGGCACTGGCTCAACCGACGGACGTGGTTAAAGTTCGTTTTCAGGCACAAAGGAACCTCCGAGGTGTTGAGAAACGATACAATGGCACCCTTCAGGCCTATAAATCAATAGCAAAAGAGGAGGGAGTTCGAGGACTTTGGAAAG GAACTTTCCCCAACATTACTCGAAATGCCATTGTCAACTGTTCAGAGCTTGTAACCTACGACATCATTAAAGAAACCATTTTGAGGAACAAACTGTTGACAG ATAACTTGCCATGCCATTTCCTCTCGGCCTTTGGTGCAGGATTTTGTACGACAGTAGCAGCTTCTCCTGTTGATGTAGTAAAGACAAGATATATGAACTCTGCTCCTGGGCATTACAAGAGTGCACTAAATTGTGCCTGTACCATGCTGGTTAAAGAAGGACCAACAGCCTTTTACAAAGG GTTTGTTCCCTCTTTTCTGCGCCTTGGTTCCTGGAATGTGGTAATGTTCGTGTCTTATGAGCAGCTGAAAAGGGCAATGATGATGGCCAGACAAAACCTGGATTGTGCCATGTGA